From the genome of Nicotiana tabacum cultivar K326 chromosome 2, ASM71507v2, whole genome shotgun sequence:
caattcctcttCTACCCACCAAGAAACGTCATAAAAAGTTCCTtctgcttcatttcttctttcataaaacCAACGTTGTAGCTTCACTTGGATGAAATCCATCATTCTTAATATAGGCAACTCCCTTGCTTCTAATAGCACATAATTCATTGACTCAACTATgtttgttgtgagcatgtcataTCTTCGTCGTGAACTACAAGAACGTGCCCACCTTTCCGGTGGTTCTTCTATCAAGTAGTCAAAAGTCTTCTTATCAACTTTTGCTAAATCTGACATGTATAGATCAAATTCTTTGTGCTTGTATACTCTTGCAGCACTTTGGAAAAGTTTTATGACCTCACTTTTCACTTTCCTTCGCTTTAGGTTCCgctccaaatgatagatacaaatCCCATGGTGGCTTTCAGGATATACCTTTGCAATGCCATGTGCAATAGATTGATGCATGtccgataaaaaaattaaattgtcaCGACTCCCAATTGCATTGCGAAGCTCACTA
Proteins encoded in this window:
- the LOC107759697 gene encoding uncharacterized protein LOC107759697, with amino-acid sequence MHQSIAHGIAKVYPESHHGICIYHLERNLKRRKVKSEVIKLFQSAARVYKHKEFDLYMSDLAKVDKKTFDYLIEEPPERWARSCSSRRRYDMLTTNIVESMNYVLLEARELPILRMMDFIQVKLQRWFYERRNEAEGTFYDVSWWVEEELKKKIDLAFTLNVFPIDSWRSRVEEEGITFLVDLNKRTCDCFQFQFDELLCIHAIAVIEKRNIKKSNFCSDRYLKESWLKTYERQIHPVGHTDSWIVPESVKSQIIKPPDFKVPPGRRQKKRLLSRFPEVQDI